The Polaromonas sp. SP1 DNA window CAGGCCCTGGAACTCGCGGCGCTGGCCGGCAGGCGGCACGGCGCGCTGGCGGCGCAAGATGGTCTGCAGGCGCGCGACCAGCTCGCGCGGCTCAAAGGGCTTGGGCAGGTAGTCGTCGGCGCCCAGCTCCAGCCCGACCACGCGGTCCATCACGTCGCCGCGCGCGGTCAGCATGATGACCGGGATATCGCTTTCCTTGCGGATCTCGCGGCACAGCGCAAAGCCGTCCATCTCCGGCAGCATCACGTCGAGGATGGCCGCGTCGTACGCGCCGGCGCGCAGCCGGGCCAGGCCTTCGCCGGGGCGCAGCGCGCTGTCCAGCACAAAGTCAAAACGCGCGAAGTACGCGGCCAGCGGCGCAGCCAGGTGCTCGTCGTCGTCGATCAGGAGGATGCGGGGCATGGGGCCATCATAAGAAACCGGCGCGCCGGCAGGGAAAACGCTGGGGCAACGCTCATGCAGGCACCCGGCGCGCAAAGCGCAGTCCCGCCAGCAGCAAGGCAAGCAGGGCCAC harbors:
- a CDS encoding response regulator transcription factor yields the protein MPRILLIDDDEHLAAPLAAYFARFDFVLDSALRPGEGLARLRAGAYDAAILDVMLPEMDGFALCREIRKESDIPVIMLTARGDVMDRVVGLELGADDYLPKPFEPRELVARLQTILRRQRAVPPAGQRREFQGLVIDLQTREVQRLGEKVELTGTEFELLALLAADPGKVFSRDDILNRLRGHEVDLYTRAVDIVVSRLRKKLEPLDCIKTLRNAGYALAVGKAGAP